In a genomic window of Plasmodium malariae genome assembly, chromosome: 4:
- the PmUG01_04018600 gene encoding conserved protein, unknown function, with protein sequence MSFLSSPSTNHMITNLTKRTNEFQSKIDNILNKISTESLPFQKKSFICCVNCFDTYNTDFETIGKCVNNCQKGTEHFVQAVQNEMQNLQNNLQSCQQSCFYKYSPNYAKSNASIDGPTIEKEMEGCVVKCFDKHEPMLPEISDRLHKTLKEEMK encoded by the exons ATGTCATTTTTAAGCAGTCCATCGACGAATCATATGATAACAAATTTAACGAAAAGAACAAATGAGTTTCAATCAAAAATAgataacatattaaataaaataagtacgGAAAGTCTTCCGTTTCAAAAAAAGTCTTTTATCTGTTGTGTGAATTGTTTTGATACGTATAATACGGATTTTGAGACAATTGGAAAATGTGTTAACAACTGTCAGAAGGGAACGGAACATTTTGTTCAGGCAGTCCAGAATGAAATGCAAAACctacaaaataatttacagTCATGCCAGCAG TCATGTTTTTACAAGTACTCACCAAATTATGCAAAAAGCAACGCAAGTATTGACGGTCCAACCATAGAAAAAGAGATGGAAGGTTGCGTAGTGAAATGTTTTGATAAGCATGAACCCATGTTACCAGAGATATCGGACAGGTTGCACAAAACGCTAAAAGaggaaatgaaataa
- the PmUG01_04018700 gene encoding conserved Plasmodium protein, unknown function encodes MPYNSDVYFQFISDHVFCFLKDSYICFLHLLNNEKKYLCISCNDSSNEVRNEFEGAEQINLGNETKGKKNLKINVRINIKTNVGEKTNNTYHIRKFFCNKNNHSLVVVLYKNCVNLLCYIIFDETNNFKSFEVKFIHKIKASIKDVTITQDRIYALVKKGKGARNYAEKDINDDNSSRPDRDKRTNNSRAKHLERKGKNITVKEENSDGNSENINSVHIIYSEKNTVCSYNKKKTKRSNIEHYIYIFELVNGKKKSLKKIFISNISLYVTKMIVCPYEENKIILLSKKSIVFIFLKNKSENLKNTNIIKELIFNNHIVAMTWLDFHIFLICFSNNETIFFNFSTNSRHFLCLKCYNNYSKITSLFYKQNFLFISFATKEIVCFRVNYNAIPSVLFKKVNSIEENYFNVKYLFRKKKKKNTNKRGGEYGSRGSDSEYENDKGNKSELQKCSVHVKESIVDKGNTLQLGERKHGKKEGKKNHHHKGENIKCKSRNQNNVKNLFDSILNDISELENKINIKNCSILNDTEEENRNDLKEMWSRKTGSLHNAYINANICAQTCVAGGNKRNTRERSIIEKGELVGGDAINPKYFNFAHLKRKKKRKFLNINYDKYSVIDLLNIISIVNLEKYLTTKIYSIYICMNYLCILLNNGLLYYTRNFNEETGSLQEMSNFYLCTNISLHKIVKIKINKGEEVFTLDNVHVLKNYSFKNNELNIISTRGNIKTFSFFYILEKCKCLFLSLTNGSFYFISLSNHKILLYGHIMTYLKKKYSKKGFIEYSFFNKVNEYIYNGFFKIRNFFFFFYLIFSVSHQKLFIYFIRKINIRKLFQGVRSVGTLSNRVEQQDLQQHKQIQQQQPAPHLLTFSIYKNEYSDFLCVLSSDERLTEFYIFFIELAGEEKALEGNNTSLNNLRIFYLPLRQKHVVYAKVIGSYLVVVDYYLHIFFFYLKKEIFHPLSNAQSEGISLHRIEAKVAYAIKRERRAGRDWNSNVVGDNNYNNNYYYHNNRSNHNNSNHSNSNHNNSNHTNSNHTNSNHNNSNHNNSNHNNSNHNNSNHNNSNHNNSNHNNYNDDDMYDELESFFLRRRRGKSAKNADHSYNANHTKNSSNYHNSEQQNEKRTSETGMDVFRIDLGEETFHINIQNETCRFINERMDEQITHNICSVDIITNANIVISFSFNCFDYPFEMIPNIHMQYRPYLGRINFFYQLKIKNKMYSFFLNKKKFFRFEEVPPLPRYDQPTGVSWSNIPSRDFPVVLIADTTPDDDLPPSSTNETNKQLHPNDSASPFEATYKDDIHFTLNQLNEDGNLPPKDNSFFLEQPNIVFFKICNCSLRKYMHSKRRNCFQNVIEVEHSQRGENNKKRKKKINNKNRNDNDNNNDDITEMKKEQKGYVAKNEWTSDGATDGTKDEEERGKHTAVTALRTNFFFESESIIFTFLNENYYDLSLRCCLQNYRNTYFLSDLHKELKEEKEQMDQLRKQLKVLINKNTKNSSAIKLERELFFFDKKYINESEILIDEYEKMKKNFEKQKKEKEKIIKMLERKCSILNDVDFLHSFRNNAYISNLYIKKKKKKKKAKKEKNEKNEKKEKREKKAKNEEKDKNEEKGKNEEKDKNEENDKNEENKDEENKDEENKDDENKDDENRDDEYPFVYRNKIKFLRFLQIKETSFFQNVSKNHNLYFLKITKDYIDRYLEEFSSVFFMHYYPSTNINLNFLCSNLFSQNFADNEVDNLQWNYLLYYPYELFTNSRKRIHCYVLQVLIDQQKVKFHTNFLSLKEEKKNYMKEIHYISNKLKLALEDVEKYLGHSYSHHIDTNLFNNHFLKKGKNEITVEASNMFNPDVLLKLQLNKLKMQNKKGYLFTPRKVEEEEEEGDEDEDEYGTDATNSERRKQNHAIFSLHMREEKSTGGVLASEREDCKTIMIRDNPDDEHLEIYEKKKSDIKNKITDIRNYIYQIKEQCDEFNEKLKMLQKKKYNIHKLITLHEFYCVSIYAILKNEENKTEIIKRIEDKQTKVDNYLKELTLLMRSLDQMEVYKESLQDKKNYLIEKYRDNLKMNEFLAEKKKNFEKQFLHECMNFDVLVEQKQENVIGFDFDSRKNIFLKKKVIQKHILDINQIILENFELQKNITKIREEIYKNKIKNSYYNFLLMDIDEGLNDVKYLKHNYEFLFCDISNAYNKVHNNVISSLEKKKKNREMIAQIAEQKLREHINSVQSKICTIKSENTALEKNLQSLAKEIYAIKGGDNILSQAGEPLNFVNPCIEGKDVQDRNPMIDTDEQNEFPKTTKTEVDDRNSNNCTVQSEEKKKLCTKDIYEKSAKLKRKYK; translated from the exons ATGCCATACAATTCAGACGTTTATTTTCAGTTTATTAGTGACCacgttttttgttttttaaaagatagtTATATCTGTTTTTTGCACTTACtaaacaatgaaaaaaagtatttgtGCATATCATGCAATGATAGCTCTAACGAGGTCAGGAATGAATTTGAAGGGGCGGAACAGATCAATTTGGGTAATGAAAcgaaaggaaagaaaaatttaaagataaatgtacgtataaatataaaaactaaTGTAGGTGAAAAAACGAATAATACATACcatataagaaaatttttttgcaataaaaataatcattCCTTAGTTGtcgttttatataaaaactgtGTTAATTTACTTTGTTACATTATATTTGATGAGACGAACAACTTTAAATCTTTTGAGGTAAAAttcatacataaaataaaggCGTCTATAAAAGACGTAACGATAACACAAGACAGAATTTATGCTTTGGTAAAAAAGGGAAAGGGTGCTAGGAATTATGCGGAAAAGGACATAAACGATGATAATAGTAGTAGGCCGGATCGAGACAAGAGAACTAACAACTCACGCGCCAAGCACTTGGAGCGTAAGGGCAAAAATATAACAGTAAAGGAAGAGAACTCAGATGGAAATAGTGAAAACATAAATAgtgtacatattatttatagtgAAAAAAATACTGTGTGCagttataacaaaaaaaagacaaaacgTAGTAATATAGAACACTATATCTACATTTTCGAGTTAGTAAATGGGAAAAAgaaatctttaaaaaaaatttttatttcaaatatttcattatatgtaACAAAAATGATAGTATGTCCATATGAGgagaacaaaataattttattgtcaAAGAAAAGTATagtttttatctttttgaagaataaatctgaaaatttgaaaaatacgAATATAATCAAAGAgctcatttttaataatcaCATCGTTGCAATGACTTGGTTagattttcatattttccttatatgcttttcaaataatgaaacaatattttttaacttttcaaCTAATTCGAGACATTTCCTATGCTTGAAATGTTATAACAATTATTCCAAAATAACctctcttttttataaacaaaatttcctttttatttcatttgcTACGAAAGAAATTGTTTGCTTTAGAGTTAATTACAACGCTATCCCCTCTGTACTCTTTAAAAAG GTAAACTCTATAGAAGAGAACTATTTTAAtgtgaaatatttatttagaaaaaaaaaaaaaaaaaataccaaCAAAAGAGGTGGGGAGTATGGGAGCAGAGGAAGTGATAGCGAGTATGAAAATGATAAGGGGAATAAAAGCGAATTGCAGAAATGTTCTGTACATGTTAAAGAAAGTATTGTAGATAAGGGGAATACATTACAGTTAGGAGAACGCAAACATGGTAAAaaagagggaaaaaaaaatcatcatCATAAGggagaaaatataaaatgtaaaagcaGAAATCAAAATAACGTTAAAAACCTTTTTGATAGTATTTTGAATGATATTTCAgaattagaaaataaaataaatataaaaaactgcAGTATATTAAATGATACGGAAGAGGAAAATAGAAACgatttaaaagaaatgtgGAGCAGAAAAACGGGAAGCTTGcataatgcatatataaacgCAAACATATGTGCGCAAACATGTGTTGCTGGAGGGAATAAAAGGAATACAAGGGAAAGAAGCATTATTGAGAAGGGTGAACTCGTTGGAGGAGATGCCATCAACCCCaagtattttaattttgcacatttaaaaaggaaaaaaaaaagaaaatttttaaacataaacTATGATAAATACAGTGTGATAGatttgttaaatattatCTCGATTGTaaatttggaaaaatatttaactacaaaaatttacagtatttacatttgcatgaattatttatgtattttattgaatAACGGTTTGTTATACTATACtagaaattttaatgaagAAACAGGAAGTTTGCAAGAGATGTCtaacttttatttatgtactaatatttcattacatAAGATTgtgaagataaaaataaacaaaggAGAAGAAGTGTTCACATTAGACaatgtacatgtattaaaaaattatagttttaaaaataatgaattaaatattataagtacaaggggaaatataaaaacattttcctttttttacattttagaaaaatgtaaatgtttatttttatcccTAACTAACggatctttttattttataagtcTAAGTAATCATAAAATACTCCTATATGGCCATATAATGAcctacttaaaaaaaaaatattcgaaAAAAGGATTCATCGAATATAGTTTCTTTAACAAAGTTAAtgagtatatttataatggtttctttaaaataagaaattttttttttttcttttatttaattttttccgtGTCTCATCAGAAATTgtttatatactttattcGTAAAATTAACATAAGGAAGTTATTCCAAGGTGTGCGTAGTGTGGGAACGCTCTCCAACAGAGTAGAACAACAGGATCTGCAGCAGCATAAGCAGATACAACAACAACAGCCGGCTCCTCACTTGTTAACCTTCTCCATATACAAAAACGAATATTCTGATTTCCTGTGCGTTCTGTCGTCTGATGAACGGCTGACTGAATTCTACATCTTCTTTATAGAATTAGCTGGAGAGGAAAAGGCGCTAGAGGGGAATAACACCAGCTTAAATAATTTGCGGATATTCTACCTTCCCCTAAGACAGAAGCATGTTGTATATGCAAAGGTAATAGGGAGCTACTTAGTTGTGGTAGATTACtatctacatatattttttttttacttaaaaaaagaaatttttcaTCCTCTCTCGAATGCTCAAAGTGAAGGCATTTCATTACATAGAATAGAAGCCAAGGTTGCCTATGCAATTAAAAGGGAAAGAAGAGCAGGTCGCGATTGGAACAGCAATGTGGTGGGtgataataattacaataataattattattatcataataacaggagtaatcataataatagtaatcatagtaacagtaatcataataacagtaatcaTACTAATAGTAATCATACTAATagtaatcataataatagtaatcataataatagtaatcataataacagtaatcataataacagtaatcataataacagtaatcataataacagtaatcataataattataatgatgatgataTGTATGACGAGCTGGAAAGCTTCTTCCTAAGGAGGCGCAGGGGAAAAAGCGCAAAAAATGCAGATCATTCATATAACGCAAATCATACAAAAAACTCATCTAATTATCACAATTCAGAGCAACAGAATGAAAAAAGGACAAGTGAGACAGGAATGGACGTATTTCGCATAGATCTAGGGGAGGAAACttttcatataaacatacaaaatgaaacatgtaggtttataaatgaaagaaTGGATGAGCAGATAACACACAACATTTGCTCTGTCGACATTATTACAAATGCAAACATTGTAATATCGTTTTCCTTTAACTGTTTTGATTACCCCTTTGAAATGATTCCAAATATTCATATGCAATATCGTCCTTACTTGGGAAGGATTAACTTCTTTTATCAACTGAAAatcaaaaacaaaatgtactctttctttttgaataaaaaaaaattttttcgcTTCGAGGAGGTTCCCCCACTACCCCGGTATGATCAGCCGACTGGGGTATCATGGAGCAACATCCCGAGTAGAGACTTCCCTGTGGTTCTTATTGCCGATACCACCCCTGATGATGATCTTCCTCCCTCCAGCACTAAcgaaacaaataaacaactCCATCCAAATGATAGTGCAAGTCCCTTTGAAGCAACATACAAGGATGATATACATTTCACTTTGAACCAACTGAACGAAGATGGTAACTTGCCGCCAAAGGATAATAGTTTTTTTCTAGAACAACCCAATATTgtgtttttcaaaatatgcAATTGTTCGCTCCGAAAATATATGCACAGCAAAAGGAGGAATTGCTTTCAGAATGTAATAGAAGTCGAGCACTCGCAGAGGggggaaaataataaaaaaagaaaaaagaaaataaataataaaaataggaatgataatgataataataatgatgatataaCCGAAATGAAGAAGGAGCAAAAAGGGTACGTAGCTAAAAACGAGTGGACATCCGACGGAGCAACGGATGGAACGAAGGATGAAGAAGAACGAGGAAAACACACCGCAGTAACAGCGCTCAGGACGAACTTTTTCTTTGAAAGCGAAAGTATCATTTTTACATTCCTCAACGAAAACTACTATGACTTGTCCTTACGGTGCTGTCtacaaaattatagaaatacatattttctgAGCGACTTACAcaaagaattaaaagaagaaaaggaaCAAATGGATCAGCTAAGAAAACAACTAAAAgtcttaataaataaaaataccaAAAACTCAAGTGctataaaattagaaagggaactttttttttttgataaaaaatacattaacgAGTCAGAAATTCTAATTgatgaatatgaaaaaatgaaaaaaaattttgaaaaacaaaaaaaagaaaaagaaaaaattataaaaatgttagaAAGGAAATGTAGCATATTAAATGATGTGGACTTTTTGCACAGTTTTAGAAATAATGCATATATctcaaatttatatataaaaaaaaaaaaaaaaaaaaaaa aggcgaaaaaagagaaaaatgagaaaaatgagaaaaaagagaaaagagagaaaaaagcgaaaaatgaggaaaaagacaaaaatgaggaaaaaggcaaaaatgaggaaaaagacaaaaatgaggaaaatgataaaaatgaggAAAACAAAGATGAGGAAAACAAAGATGAGGAAAACAAAGATGATGAAAACAAAGATGATGAAAACAGAGATGATGAATACCCTTTTGTATATaggaacaaaataaaatttctaagatttttacaaataaaagaaacctccttttttcaaaatgtttctaaaaatcataatttatattttttaaaaattacaaaagaTTACATAGATCGATATTTAGAAGAATTCTCCTCTGTATTCTTTATGCATTATTATCCTTCcacaaatattaatttaaatttcttATGTTCCAATTTATTTAGTCAAAATTTTGCTGATAATGAAGTAGACAACTTGCAGTGGAATTACCTTTTGTATTATCCCTACGAACTATTTACTAATTCGAGAAAGAGAATTCACTGCTATGTATTACAAGTTCTCATAGACCAG CAAAAAGTAAAGTTTCACACCAACTTTTTAAGTctaaaagaagagaaaaagaattaCATGAAAGAAATTCATTACATTTCAAATAAACTCAAATTGGCATTAGAGGATGTTGAGAAGTACTTAGGCCATTCATACTCTCACCATATTGATACAAATTTGTTTAacaatcattttttaaaaaaaggaaaaaacgaAATTACTGTAGAAGCTTCAAACATGTTTAATCCTGATGTTTTACTAAAAttacaattaaataaattaaagatgcaaaataaaaaagggtaTTTGTTTACTCCAAGAAAGGTGGAAGAGGAGGAGGAGGAGGGGGACGAGGACGAGGACGAGTATGGGACGGATGCTACTAATTCAGAAAGGAGAAAACAAAACCATGCAATTTTTAGTTTACACATGAGGGAAGAGAAGTCCACAGGGGg TGTACTTGCAAGTGAGAGGGAAGACTGCAAAACTATCATGATCCGAGACAATCCAGATGATGAACATTTAGAAATTTacgagaagaaaaaaagcgacattaaaaataaaattacggACATCCGGAATTATAt TTATCAGATAAAAGAACAGTGCGATGAATTCAACGAAAAGTTGAAGATGCTACAAAAGAAGAA ATATAACATCCACAAGCTAATAACACTGCACGAGTTCTACTGTGTGTCTATTTAtgctattttaaaaaacgaagagaataaaacagaaattattaaaaggaTTGAAGACAAACAAACTAAAGTAGACAATTACTTAAAGGAGCTTACACTTTTGATGAGAAGCCTAGATCAGATGGAG GTTTACAAGGAATCGTTGCAAGATAAGAAAAACTATCTGATAGAG AAATACAGGGATAACCTAAAAATGAACGAATTTTTggcggaaaaaaaaaaaaattttgaaaagcAGTTTCTGCACGAGTGCATGAACTTCGATGTCCTTGTAGAGCAAAAACAGGAAAAC gTCATTGGGTTCGACTTTGACTCGAGAAAGAATATTttcctaaaaaaaaaagttatccAGAAACATATCTTAGATATCAATCAAATAATACTTGAAAACTTCGaattgcaaaaaaatatcaCG aaaataaggGAGGAAATTTacaagaacaaaataaaaaatagctaCTACAATTTCTTGCTCATGGACATTGACGAAGGACTTAACGACGTAAAGTATTTGAAGCACAACtatgaatttttattctgCGATATAAGTAATGCATACAATAAAGTGCATA ACAACGTTATAAGCTCACtagagaagaaaaagaaaaatagggAAATGATCGCCCAAATAGCTGAGCAGAAACTCCGGGAGCATATAAACAGTGTGCAATCAAAGATATGCACAATT aaatcGGAAAATACCGCACTTGAGAAGAACTTGCAAAGCCTAGCAAAGGAAATATATGCAATAAAAGGGGGCGATAACATCCTTTCACAAGCAGGTGAACCACTCAATTTTGTAAACCCATGTATCGAGGGGAAAGATGTACAGGATAGAAATCCCATGATTGACACAGATGAACAAAACGAATTTCCCAAAACGACAAAAACAGAAGTTGATGACagaaatagtaataattgtACTGTGCAGagtgaagaaaaaaaaaaattatgcacgAAAGATATCTATGAAAAAAGTGCTAAGCTgaagagaaaatataaatag
- the PmUG01_04018500 gene encoding conserved Plasmodium protein, unknown function, with protein MENAQFKYVLRGRIHNIFEKHNFTGFLKDEVLNRGDNENKDKENFSSFKHIISDKDDINEEEGGHWKVHKKTIDNNERRYIGSSERPRFDKFGVYRVAEWGGDNLTEEEKCIFPKKRKYLIVENYTSVVYENCEDKVNIILANKSIQKGRIEIQIKGKECFTIPCTINKNILSCFFPQLERGMYHLFFFFNKEMMYIKLLRPGFELTEDSKCLLFHVIEINDYSYCLDSKKRTNTKYNISIKNNVYTNKELLKLYDKIFKEYNVAATKEKRGDTKIAIGNNYKLKNNNDDNFYNFLKCYKDEFIDHSFRAKKNKIDTNNMNFITQLNIEKGIPQSRIPILYKKLLYDNCIYENKMIIMHFHSKIFEFDPFNVLSTHIFTTDELKDGYTIFAFNIIPIIQGENKKRKVKQKKMKEMKMMENYSSHKMDTTKHVDKNISFINMHSTGKKKGYFSTLLMFNSDETNCADVRLWKYINAIKCVKNSTSNNFYIKKNYYENNYENNYENSYEKNIQCPIPNELINNKNVFKKYAEGLKISEEVSIFFENWNDEILPVKKFVNLPEYDIPYIKMNDLSNFIRNTKEDILLLDNNFYENSKGGKNEREKNITTSGKELYNLQVLKKFTASEKSEHKKEGDKNCANFQNEQQNSHNGEQLVRGKSLECLLNNFFSFVFIVEGRIYHSVIPINKLLLLFIVNYWMHFVRTSNE; from the coding sequence atggaaAATGCACAATTTAAATACGTATTAAGGGGCAGAATTCAtaacatttttgaaaaacacAATTTTACGGGTTTTTTAAAGGACGAAGTACTGAATAGGGGTGACAATGAAAACaaagataaagaaaatttcaGTAGCtttaaacatattatttCTGATAAGGATGATATAAATGAGGAAGAAGGAGGTCATTGGAAAGTTCATAAGAAAACAattgataataatgaaagaCGTTATATTGGCAGTAGTGAAAGACCTCGCTTTGACAAATTTGGAGTGTACCGTGTTGCCGAGTGGGGAGGGGACAACCTCACTGAGGAGGAGAAATgcatttttccaaaaaaaagaaagtattTAATTGTCGAAAATTACACATCCGTCGTATATGAAAATTGTGAAGATAAAGTGAACATAATACTAGCAAATAAAAGTATACAAAAGGGAAGGATagaaattcaaataaaaggAAAGGAATGCTTTACTATACCTTGCAccattaataaaaacattttaagcTGTTTTTTTCCTCAGCTTGAAAGAGGAATgtatcatcttttttttttttttaacaaagaAATGATgtacattaaattattacgTCCTGGGTTTGAACTTACTGAAGATTCCAAATGTCTTCTCTTCCATGTTATAGAAATAAATGACTACAGTTATTGCTTAGATAGTAAGAAGAGAACAAATACGAAATAcaatataagtataaaaaataatgtgtaCACGAATAAAGAGCTACTAAAGTTGTATgacaaaatttttaaggaATATAATGTAGCAGCTACTAAAGAAAAGAGGGGAGACACAAAAATAGCAATAGGGAATAACTATAAgcttaaaaataacaatgacgacaatttttataattttcttaaatgtTACAAAGACGAATTTATTGATCATTCCTTtagagcaaaaaaaaataaaattgatacAAATAACATGAATTTTATAACTCAGTTAAATATCGAGAAAGGAATTCCTCAGAGCAGAATacctattttatataaaaaattattgtatgataattgtatatatgaaaataaaatgattattatgcattttcattccaaaatttttgaatttgacccttttaatgttttatcgacacatatttttacaacAGATGAACTAAAAGACGGCTATACAATTTTTGCATTTAACATAATACCCATAATTCAgggagaaaataaaaaaaggaaggtGAAGCAGAAAAAGATGAAGGAGATGAAGATGATGGAGAACTATTCTTCTCATAAAATGGATACTACAAAACATGTGGATAAAAATATCTCATTTATAAACATGCACAGTacaggtaaaaaaaaaggttactTCAGCACCTTATTGATGTTTAATTCTGATGAAACAAACTGTGCAGACGTAAGACTGTGGAAGTATATAAACGCTATCAAATGTGTAAAAAATAGCACATCCAATAacttttacataaaaaaaaattattatgaaaataactATGAAAATAACTATGAAAATAGTTACGAAAAGAACATTCAGTGTCCTATACCTAATGAATTaatcaataataaaaatgttttcaaaaaatatgctGAAGGGCTCAAAATTTCTGAAGAGGTCAGCATTTTTTTCGAAAATTGGAATGATGAAATATTGCCTGTTAAGAAATTTGTTAATCTACCAGAGTATGATAtaccttatataaaaatgaacgaTTTATCAAATTTCATTAGAAATACGAAGGAAGATATTTTGTTACTCGACAACAATTTTTATGAGAATAGTAAAGGTGGAAAAAATGAGCGCGAAAAAAATATCACTACATCAGGAAAAGAGCTATATAATCTgcaagttttaaaaaaatttacagcTAGCGAAAAAAGCGAACACAAAAAAGAGGGCGATAAAAATTGTGcaaattttcaaaatgaaCAACAAAACAGCCACAATGGGGAACAGTTAGTAAGAGGTAAATCCCTCGAATGTCTGCtcaacaattttttttcttttgtatttATCGTTGAAGGAAGAATATATCATAGCGTAATTCCTATAAACAAATTGCTCTTGCTGTTTATAGTGAACTACTGGATGCACTTCGTCCGTACAAgcaatgaatga
- the PmUG01_04018800 gene encoding conserved Plasmodium protein, unknown function, whose product MMKNDIDTLLKAEEEKEQGNALFKKGEYELSIFHYTRSINYSPESSILYTNRSLAYFKIGRYDKSLEDALKARKLDEDNLKSYYRICEAYNALNDVDNYKKYLHMYNEKRIMKGMNAKRIDTNAEAKAHAQDNMQQTHNSKKHYRMYVEQSNLPDITSAKKEVDTNSNKTKEKDIKVSKELMDLCSKNEKEKFLFFNNNNEIKEKEKNILFEKEKYKNNFLIEEVYDFKEKEQNYNVLNNQMKNNKKDMTQDKFRVHYNDICNDIKLFFIHFKDLFMSNSFYLPVFIQKELKKTKINFTNSSMSFLKYRADTLFSEKKFYSAVELYNEIARRCESEKNVYYCTVLSNRSACFIEMKKVVSALCDISRSLYLLYDFFEKHKENINNIKKELSSFEEGEIEALFCSTDIDAYKDSKNIYLQAHKLLIKLLYRYIKFVHLHRKRFRLPSLSQIDALIKMKGACYIDLRELERLKNSFYSKL is encoded by the exons ATGATGAAAAATGATATCGACACTCTGCTCAAAGCTGAGGAGGAGAAAGAGCAAGGAAAtgctttatttaaaaagggtGAATATGAg ctCTCTATTTTTCACTATACGAGGAGCATAAACTACTCACCGGAGTCGTCTATCCTGTATACCAACAGATCATTGGCATACTTTAA aATAGGTCGTTATGATAAGAGCTTAGAAGATGCACTGAAGGCAAGAAAATTGGATGAAGACAACCTGAAGAGTTACTACAGGATATGTGAAGCATATAACGCCTTGAACGATGTGGATAATTACAAGAAGTATTTGCATATGTATAATGAGAAAAGGATTATGAAGGGGATGAACGCCAAAAGAATAGACACAAACGCAGAAGCAAAGGCACATGCGCAGGATAACATGCAGCAAACACACAACAGCAAGAAACATTACCGTATGTACGTTGAACAAAGCAATCTACCCGATATAACAAGTGCAAAAAAGGAGGTAGATACAAATTCTAACAAAACAAAAGAGAAAGATATCAAGGTAAGCAAGGAACTGATGGACCTGTGctctaaaaatgaaaaagaaaaattcttgttttttaataataacaatgaaataaaagagaaggaaaaaaatatattatttgaaaaagagaaatataaaaacaatttctTAATTGAAGAAGTATATGATTTTAAAGAGAAGGAGCAAAATTACAATGTTCTGAACAATCAGATGAAGAACAACAAAAAGGATATGACTCAAGATAAATTTCGTGTAcattataatgatatatgtaatgatataaaacttttttttattcattttaaagaTTTATTTATGTCCAATAGTTTTTATCTACCTGTCTTTATTCAAAAGGAGCtcaaaaaaactaaaattaattttactaaCTCCAGCAtgagttttttaaaatatagagCAGATACTCTCTTTTCCGAAAAGAAGTTCTACTCAGCTGTGGAGTTGTACAACGAGATAGCCAGACGATGCGAAag TgagaaaaatgtttattacTGCACCGTCCTAAGCAACAGAAGCGCGTGCTTCAtcgaaatgaaaaaagtcGTAAGTGCACTCTGTGATATAAGCAGATCGCTATATTTGCTTTATGacttttttgaaaaacataaagaaaacataaataacataaaaaaagaattatcaTCATTTGAAGAAGGGGAAATAGAGGCACTGTTTTGCTCAACAGATATAGATGCTTATAAAGACTCCAAGAACATTTATTTGCAGgcacataaattattaattaagctattatatagatatataaagtTCGTTCACCTACACAGAAAAAGATTTAGACTTCCATCCCTATCCCAA